The proteins below are encoded in one region of Legionella antarctica:
- a CDS encoding carboxylate-amine ligase, with translation MKNQLNESSSTSTDCPDSSLLASSVDEEEINFRSNGVLTLGVEIELQVIDESTYNLSSRAEEVLKETAHIEKIKPEFYLSTIEIDTDICTTVHHAEDDLYHTLSSLQLATQNLGILFSTSGSHPFSKYSDWIISPTDRYQELIGRNQWLTRRMNVYGLHVHLGMSSGEECIRFNNFFMFFLPHLLALSSSSPFWQGIDTGLSSCRPTTYESLPTAGQPYHVRTWQDFEHLYKTLKTCGSIKSLKDLWWDLRPSPGFGTLEIRVCDGAATLSETLAIVAFIHSLAHWFTDNGSWLESIACPPYWLSRENKWRAMRYGLDAELVMNTDGKTRLMREDIEEWFEKLQPYIEQLNYQTYFATLQAIIDRGTSSERQRKVFERTGCLKDVVKHNVSEFLLQVPLYRREQIIE, from the coding sequence ATGAAAAATCAACTGAATGAATCCTCATCAACATCAACAGATTGTCCTGACTCATCATTATTGGCCTCATCCGTAGATGAAGAAGAAATAAATTTTCGTAGTAATGGTGTCCTTACATTAGGAGTAGAAATTGAATTACAAGTGATTGACGAATCCACTTATAACTTGTCCTCCCGAGCAGAAGAAGTATTGAAAGAAACTGCTCATATTGAAAAAATAAAACCAGAGTTTTATTTAAGCACGATAGAAATCGATACTGATATATGTACTACTGTACACCACGCAGAGGATGATCTATACCACACGCTGAGTTCACTGCAACTCGCTACACAAAACCTGGGTATTCTGTTTTCAACTTCCGGCTCTCATCCTTTTTCCAAATATTCAGACTGGATCATTTCCCCGACAGATCGTTACCAGGAGCTAATCGGTCGTAATCAATGGCTCACCCGCCGTATGAATGTTTATGGGCTGCATGTTCATCTTGGGATGTCTAGTGGTGAGGAATGTATTCGTTTTAATAATTTCTTTATGTTTTTTTTACCGCATTTGTTAGCGCTTTCTTCAAGCTCTCCTTTCTGGCAAGGAATCGATACTGGTCTTTCTTCCTGTCGCCCAACCACTTATGAATCACTACCTACAGCCGGACAACCGTATCATGTGCGTACATGGCAAGACTTTGAGCATCTATATAAAACGCTAAAAACATGTGGCTCTATCAAATCTCTTAAAGATTTGTGGTGGGATTTAAGACCAAGCCCTGGTTTTGGCACTTTGGAAATTCGGGTTTGTGATGGAGCAGCCACATTATCTGAAACCTTAGCCATTGTGGCCTTTATTCACTCTCTTGCCCATTGGTTTACCGATAATGGAAGTTGGCTTGAGTCGATAGCCTGTCCTCCATATTGGCTTTCACGAGAAAATAAATGGAGAGCAATGCGATATGGTTTAGATGCTGAATTGGTAATGAATACTGATGGGAAGACAAGGCTGATGCGTGAAGATATTGAGGAGTGGTTTGAAAAACTACAGCCGTACATTGAGCAACTTAATTATCAAACCTATTTCGCTACACTCCAGGCCATTATTGACCGTGGCACAAGCTCTGAGCGACAAAGAAAAGTATTTGAACGAACAGGGTGCCTCAAAGATGTAGTGAAACATAATGTCAGTGAATTTTTACTACAAGTACCTCTATACAGGCGTGAACAGATTATTGAATAA